A window of the Aeromicrobium phoceense genome harbors these coding sequences:
- the infC gene encoding translation initiation factor IF-3: MACGTVRCVWWLSLRRRPPFSCPPNPISGGSISTDLRVNERIRVPEVRLVGPSGEQVGIVRIEDALRLAAEADLDLVEVAPQARPPVCRLMDFGKFKYEAAQKARESRRNQTNTVIKEMKLRPKIDQHDYDTKKGHVVRFLKAGDKVKITIMFRGREQHRPELGFRLLQKLAADVEDLGFIESNARQDGRNMTMVLGPHKKKSEAQAEVKAEKAVTTAAREAEREAEAEAEKVHREEHQKTAPPKKPRRRSENLDPDMEA; this comes from the coding sequence GTGGCGTGCGGCACCGTACGGTGCGTGTGGTGGCTTTCGCTTCGACGGAGGCCACCTTTTTCGTGTCCTCCAAACCCGATCTCAGGAGGATCCATCAGCACAGATCTGCGCGTCAACGAGCGCATTCGCGTACCGGAGGTCCGGCTCGTCGGACCCAGCGGTGAACAGGTCGGCATCGTTCGCATCGAAGATGCCCTGCGCCTGGCCGCCGAGGCCGATCTCGATCTCGTCGAGGTCGCCCCCCAGGCCCGGCCCCCGGTCTGCCGCCTCATGGACTTCGGCAAGTTCAAGTACGAAGCCGCCCAGAAGGCGCGCGAGTCGCGACGCAACCAGACGAACACGGTCATCAAGGAGATGAAGCTCCGCCCGAAGATCGACCAGCACGACTACGACACCAAGAAGGGTCACGTCGTGCGGTTCCTGAAGGCCGGAGACAAGGTCAAGATCACGATCATGTTCCGCGGCCGCGAGCAGCACCGTCCCGAGCTGGGGTTCCGGCTGCTGCAGAAGCTCGCCGCCGACGTGGAGGATCTCGGCTTCATCGAGTCGAACGCCCGCCAGGACGGTCGCAACATGACGATGGTGCTTGGACCTCACAAGAAGAAGTCCGAGGCGCAGGCCGAGGTCAAGGCCGAGAAGGCCGTGACCACCGCCGCCCGCGAGGCTGAGCGCGAGGCCGAGGCCGAGGCCGAGAAGGTCCATCGCGAAGAACACCAGAAGACAGCGCCGCCGAAGAAGCCTCGCCGGCGCTCCGAGAACCTCGATCCAGACATGGAGGCATAA
- a CDS encoding ATP-binding protein yields MPFEDFPDGIIVADEHAKVTLANKWVRYWARAEGDEMIGMDLRDAVPFDDLAGNSWFDSVHPYDGLAIRKRISESSWYSPRGSEYLITASLVRERPAGRVIKVIVSMRNARVRLQRDRQKSDMVATVAHELRSPLTGIKGFSATLLSRWDAFTEDQRLFMLQTIDADADRLSRLITELLDAARIDAGRLSLRTEPVQLDELAGRVLNSVFSAVDEPPQPRVEGEVPVVWGDADRVTQVLTNLVENAIRHGEGLREVVVAAEPRGDIDGVVVRIIDRGPGIPEESRVRIFSRFWRSGPGAGSGLGMFIVRGVVDQHGGSIVIEDAEGGGASICVWFPVNEPDTMAS; encoded by the coding sequence GTGCCCTTCGAAGACTTCCCAGACGGCATCATCGTCGCCGACGAGCACGCCAAGGTGACACTGGCGAACAAGTGGGTCCGCTACTGGGCGCGTGCCGAGGGCGACGAGATGATCGGGATGGACCTGCGGGACGCGGTCCCGTTCGACGACCTCGCCGGCAACAGCTGGTTCGACTCCGTCCACCCGTACGACGGGCTCGCGATCCGCAAGCGCATCAGCGAGTCCTCCTGGTACTCCCCGCGCGGCAGCGAGTACCTCATCACCGCCTCCCTCGTGCGCGAGCGGCCTGCGGGCCGGGTCATCAAGGTGATCGTGAGCATGCGCAACGCACGCGTGCGTCTGCAGCGCGACCGGCAGAAGTCCGACATGGTGGCCACGGTCGCCCACGAGCTGCGCTCGCCGCTGACCGGCATCAAGGGCTTCTCGGCCACGCTGCTGAGTCGCTGGGACGCCTTCACCGAGGACCAGCGTCTGTTCATGCTGCAGACCATCGACGCCGACGCCGACCGGTTGAGCCGCCTCATCACCGAGCTGCTCGATGCCGCGCGCATCGACGCCGGACGACTGTCGCTGCGCACCGAGCCGGTCCAGCTCGACGAGCTCGCGGGCCGGGTCCTGAACTCGGTCTTCTCCGCGGTCGACGAGCCTCCCCAGCCCCGCGTCGAGGGCGAGGTGCCGGTGGTGTGGGGCGACGCCGACCGCGTCACCCAGGTGCTCACCAACCTCGTCGAGAACGCGATCCGCCACGGTGAGGGGCTCCGTGAGGTCGTCGTGGCCGCCGAGCCGCGCGGCGACATCGACGGCGTGGTCGTGCGGATCATCGACCGTGGCCCGGGCATTCCCGAGGAGTCGCGGGTCCGCATCTTCAGCCGCTTCTGGAGGTCGGGCCCCGGTGCCGGCAGCGGCCTGGGCATGTTCATCGTGCGCGGCGTCGTCGACCAGCACGGCGGGTCGATCGTCATCGAGGACGCCGAGGGTGGGGGAGCGTCGATCTGCGTGTGGTTCCCGGTGAACGAGCCGGACACCATGGCGTCCTGA
- the rplT gene encoding 50S ribosomal protein L20, whose protein sequence is MARVKRSVNAQKKRREILERASGYRGQRSRLYRKAKEQVTHSLVYSYNDRKARKGDFRRLWIQRINAAARAQGITYNRFIQGLKAAEVEVDRKILADLAVNDIAAFNALVEVAKANLPEDVNAPKADSAV, encoded by the coding sequence GTGGCACGCGTCAAGCGTTCAGTGAACGCGCAGAAGAAGCGCCGCGAGATCCTCGAGCGGGCCTCCGGCTACCGCGGACAGCGCTCGCGCCTGTACCGCAAGGCCAAGGAGCAGGTCACCCACTCGCTGGTCTACTCGTACAACGACCGCAAGGCTCGCAAGGGCGACTTCCGTCGTCTCTGGATCCAGCGCATCAACGCCGCCGCGCGTGCGCAGGGCATCACGTACAACCGCTTCATCCAGGGCCTGAAGGCCGCCGAGGTCGAGGTCGACCGCAAGATCCTCGCGGATCTGGCCGTCAACGACATCGCGGCGTTCAACGCCCTCGTCGAGGTCGCCAAGGCGAACCTCCCCGAGGACGTCAACGCTCCCAAGGCCGACTCGGCCGTCTGA
- the pheT gene encoding phenylalanine--tRNA ligase subunit beta, whose amino-acid sequence MRVPVEWLRSLVELPDAVTTEQLADRLTMYDLKLEEIVGGGLSGPLTVGRVLAISPEEQKNGKTINWCRVDVGAQNDPSVPDAPGEDVPSRGIVCGAHNFGVGDLVVVSLPGTYLPALGFEIGSRKTYGHVSDGMICSTTELGLADDETSAHGIVVLPAGSAEPGDDAIALLGLDDQTLDLEVNPDRAYALSLRGVARDTALAFDVPFTDPADREVPSADTPAYPVRVEDPAGCPVFTTLVVEGIDPSATTPAWMAKRIADAGMRPISLTVDISNYVMLELGQPNHCYDRAKVNGEIVVRRATEGERLTTLDGVDRALTTEDLLVADSSGPIGLAGVMGGDHTEIDATTTDVLVEAAYWDPVTIFRAVKRHKLPSEAAKRYERGVDPELPLVGAARVAELLVELAGGTLAPGATVVGTAPSRKPVTLSTDLPARISGLPITPEQAQDTFERNGCAVELAGDRFTVTPPSWRFDLNDPYDFVEEALRTAGYENVPSVLPTPTGGRGLSRDQELRRRVGHVLAGAGLVEVTTLPFVGPADLDKLGLPPEDARRELVRLANPLSAEEPGLTPTLLIGLLRAASLNIGRGHESVALSEIGRVFHPREGSPAAPILGVDRRPTDEELAALDAALPEQPRHTGFVLVGERTRSGWAGPGRAVAWTDALAIAQRVAANLHVDLTVEAASLAPFHPGRCARLSIDGRVVGHVGELHPKVAETYGLPGRVAAGELDLDALIESAPAIGPKPHFSAFPVAKEDFAFTVDAALTAGELESAIASASPLLESVRLFDVYTGDQVGEGRKSLAFKVRLRAEDRTLTDADIKAAREQIVAAAATLGAELR is encoded by the coding sequence ATGCGTGTCCCCGTGGAGTGGCTGCGGTCACTCGTCGAGCTTCCCGATGCCGTCACGACGGAGCAGCTGGCCGACCGCCTGACGATGTACGACCTCAAGCTGGAGGAGATCGTCGGCGGCGGGCTCAGCGGTCCGCTGACCGTCGGTCGCGTCCTGGCGATCTCGCCCGAGGAGCAGAAGAACGGCAAGACGATCAACTGGTGCCGGGTCGACGTCGGCGCGCAGAACGATCCGTCCGTGCCCGACGCCCCCGGCGAGGACGTGCCGTCGCGCGGCATCGTCTGCGGCGCCCACAACTTCGGCGTCGGCGACCTGGTCGTGGTGTCGCTTCCCGGCACCTACCTGCCCGCGCTCGGCTTCGAGATCGGCTCGCGCAAGACCTACGGCCACGTGTCCGACGGCATGATCTGCTCCACCACCGAGCTGGGCCTGGCCGACGACGAGACCTCGGCCCACGGCATCGTCGTGCTGCCGGCCGGCTCGGCCGAGCCCGGCGACGACGCGATCGCGCTGCTGGGCCTCGACGACCAGACCCTCGACCTCGAGGTCAACCCCGACCGCGCCTACGCGCTGAGCCTGCGCGGTGTCGCCCGGGACACCGCTCTCGCGTTCGACGTGCCGTTCACCGACCCCGCCGACCGCGAGGTGCCGTCCGCCGACACCCCCGCGTACCCCGTGCGCGTCGAGGACCCCGCGGGCTGCCCCGTCTTCACCACGCTCGTGGTGGAGGGCATCGATCCGTCGGCCACCACGCCGGCCTGGATGGCCAAGCGCATCGCCGACGCCGGCATGCGGCCGATCTCGCTCACCGTCGACATCAGCAACTACGTGATGCTCGAGCTGGGCCAGCCCAACCACTGCTACGACCGCGCCAAGGTCAACGGCGAGATCGTGGTGCGCCGCGCGACCGAGGGTGAGCGACTCACGACCCTCGACGGCGTCGACCGTGCCCTCACCACCGAGGACCTGCTGGTGGCGGACTCGTCCGGGCCGATCGGACTCGCCGGCGTCATGGGCGGCGACCACACCGAGATCGACGCCACGACGACCGATGTCCTGGTCGAGGCCGCCTACTGGGATCCGGTGACGATCTTCCGCGCGGTCAAGCGCCACAAGCTGCCGTCGGAGGCCGCCAAGCGCTACGAGCGTGGTGTCGACCCGGAGCTGCCGCTCGTCGGCGCGGCCCGGGTGGCCGAGCTGCTGGTCGAGCTGGCCGGCGGCACGCTCGCGCCCGGCGCCACGGTCGTGGGAACCGCGCCTTCGCGCAAGCCCGTCACGCTCTCCACCGACCTGCCGGCCCGCATCAGTGGCCTGCCGATCACGCCCGAGCAGGCGCAGGACACCTTCGAGCGCAACGGCTGCGCGGTCGAGCTCGCCGGTGACCGCTTCACGGTCACCCCGCCGTCCTGGCGGTTCGACCTGAACGACCCCTACGACTTCGTCGAGGAGGCGCTGCGCACCGCCGGGTACGAGAACGTCCCCTCGGTGCTGCCCACGCCCACGGGCGGACGGGGCCTGTCGCGCGACCAGGAGCTGCGGCGTCGCGTGGGCCACGTGCTCGCCGGAGCGGGTCTCGTCGAGGTCACCACGCTGCCGTTCGTCGGCCCTGCCGACCTCGACAAGCTGGGCCTGCCCCCCGAGGACGCGCGGCGCGAGCTCGTCCGGCTGGCGAACCCGCTGTCGGCCGAGGAGCCCGGCCTGACGCCCACGCTGCTGATCGGCCTGCTGCGCGCGGCGTCGCTCAACATCGGACGCGGCCACGAGTCGGTCGCCCTGAGCGAGATCGGGCGCGTGTTCCACCCGCGCGAGGGAAGCCCCGCGGCGCCGATCCTCGGCGTCGACCGGCGCCCCACCGACGAGGAGCTCGCCGCCCTCGACGCGGCCCTGCCCGAGCAGCCCCGCCACACCGGCTTCGTGCTGGTGGGGGAGCGCACGCGCTCCGGCTGGGCCGGCCCGGGTCGCGCCGTCGCCTGGACCGACGCGCTCGCAATCGCCCAGCGCGTCGCGGCGAACCTGCACGTCGACCTGACGGTGGAGGCGGCGAGCCTCGCTCCCTTCCACCCGGGTCGCTGTGCCCGACTCAGCATCGACGGCCGCGTCGTCGGCCACGTCGGCGAGCTGCACCCCAAGGTTGCCGAGACCTACGGCCTCCCGGGCCGCGTGGCCGCCGGCGAGCTCGACCTCGACGCACTCATCGAGTCCGCGCCCGCGATCGGCCCGAAGCCGCACTTCTCGGCCTTCCCGGTCGCGAAGGAGGACTTCGCCTTCACGGTGGACGCCGCCCTGACCGCGGGCGAGCTGGAGTCGGCGATCGCGTCGGCGAGCCCGCTGCTGGAGTCGGTGCGACTGTTCGACGTGTACACCGGTGACCAGGTCGGCGAGGGCCGCAAGTCCCTCGCGTTCAAGGTGCGCCTGCGTGCCGAGGACCGCACGCTCACCGACGCCGACATCAAGGCCGCGCGCGAGCAGATCGTCGCGGCCGCCGCGACACTCGGGGCCGAGCTGCGCTGA
- a CDS encoding SseB family protein, with amino-acid sequence MSHDDGSWGGGRSLAEPAFPGDDGAVDPSLDLTDDTTLLATIGTARVFVPVVAVLGERATDGSDKNSDMAAVLMTGADGRTALLAFSSLETMSRWNPTSRPVPVFGRDAARAALADGASAMLLDLGQPTFGVVETEDLEHVAAEHVLVRTAAGTAWIEPAGD; translated from the coding sequence ATGAGCCACGACGACGGGTCCTGGGGCGGCGGACGCTCGCTGGCCGAGCCGGCGTTCCCCGGCGACGACGGCGCCGTCGACCCCTCCCTCGACCTGACCGACGACACCACGCTGCTCGCCACGATCGGCACGGCGCGGGTGTTCGTCCCCGTCGTGGCGGTGCTGGGGGAGCGGGCCACCGACGGCAGCGACAAGAACTCCGACATGGCGGCGGTCCTGATGACGGGCGCCGACGGGCGCACCGCACTGCTGGCGTTCAGCTCGCTGGAGACGATGAGCCGCTGGAACCCGACCTCGCGTCCCGTGCCCGTCTTCGGCCGCGACGCCGCACGGGCTGCCCTCGCCGACGGCGCCTCGGCCATGCTGCTCGATCTCGGCCAGCCCACCTTCGGGGTCGTGGAGACCGAGGACCTCGAGCACGTCGCGGCCGAGCACGTGCTGGTGCGCACAGCCGCCGGCACCGCCTGGATCGAGCCGGCGGGCGACTAG
- a CDS encoding PH domain-containing protein — MGQSVSRRTFRPVGVIVVMWACVVVLAVLAALIGIRLPEEYKFTTSQTVTIWVLIGFVALFAAFVSRSHVTADDEGLTFVNGWRRRALRWDEISVVSMRPGTPWPTVETKDGRRFALFAIQGSEGDPARNAVTWLSGHVR, encoded by the coding sequence ATGGGCCAGTCAGTCTCGCGACGCACGTTCCGTCCCGTCGGCGTCATCGTCGTCATGTGGGCGTGCGTCGTCGTGCTCGCCGTCCTCGCCGCGCTGATCGGGATCCGGCTGCCCGAGGAGTACAAGTTCACGACCTCCCAGACCGTGACGATCTGGGTGCTCATCGGCTTCGTGGCGCTGTTCGCCGCGTTCGTCTCGCGCAGCCACGTCACGGCCGACGACGAGGGGCTGACCTTCGTCAACGGCTGGCGCCGTCGCGCGCTGCGCTGGGACGAGATCTCCGTCGTCTCGATGCGCCCCGGCACGCCGTGGCCCACCGTCGAGACGAAGGACGGCCGCCGCTTCGCGCTGTTCGCGATCCAGGGCAGCGAGGGCGATCCGGCGCGCAACGCCGTGACCTGGTTGTCCGGGCACGTGCGATGA
- the rpmI gene encoding 50S ribosomal protein L35: MPKFKPHSGMKKRIKITGKGKLRREQTNRRHLLEVKSSTRKRRLDGTTSVSKADTKQVKKLLGL, translated from the coding sequence GTGCCGAAGTTCAAGCCCCACTCGGGCATGAAGAAGCGCATCAAGATCACCGGCAAGGGCAAGCTCCGCCGCGAGCAGACCAACCGCCGCCACCTCTTGGAGGTCAAGTCCTCGACCCGAAAGCGCCGCCTCGACGGCACGACGTCGGTGTCGAAGGCTGACACCAAGCAGGTCAAGAAGCTGCTCGGTCTCTGA
- the ribH gene encoding 6,7-dimethyl-8-ribityllumazine synthase: MAGHGAPEITVDGSGAKVAVVASSWHTVVMDGLIAGTDRALKEAGVSDTTLLRAPGSFELPIIAQACANAGYDVVVALGVIIRGGTPHFEYVSAATTDGLSRVALDTGVPIGFGLLTCDTEQQALDRAGLPGSPEDKGREAAEAALSAWATVRGLTPRR, translated from the coding sequence ATGGCCGGACACGGAGCACCCGAGATCACGGTCGACGGCAGCGGCGCCAAGGTCGCCGTCGTCGCCTCGAGCTGGCACACCGTCGTGATGGACGGCCTCATCGCCGGCACCGACCGCGCCCTGAAGGAGGCCGGCGTCAGCGACACGACGCTGCTGCGGGCGCCCGGCTCCTTCGAGCTGCCGATCATCGCGCAGGCCTGCGCGAACGCCGGCTACGACGTGGTCGTCGCGCTCGGCGTGATCATCCGCGGCGGGACGCCCCACTTCGAGTACGTCTCGGCGGCCACCACCGACGGGCTGTCCCGCGTGGCCCTGGACACCGGCGTGCCGATCGGCTTCGGCCTGCTCACGTGCGACACCGAGCAGCAGGCGCTCGACCGCGCCGGCCTGCCGGGATCGCCCGAGGACAAGGGCCGCGAGGCCGCCGAGGCCGCCCTCTCGGCATGGGCGACCGTCCGGGGCCTGACGCCCCGCCGATAG
- a CDS encoding phosphoribosyl-ATP diphosphatase, giving the protein MKTFDGLFAELSEKAASRPEGSRTVAELDAGVHAIGKKLVEEAAESWMAAEHEGPARAAEEISQLLYHAQVMMIAAGISLDDVYSHL; this is encoded by the coding sequence ATGAAGACGTTCGATGGCCTGTTCGCGGAACTGTCCGAGAAGGCCGCCTCCCGCCCCGAGGGCTCGCGCACCGTCGCCGAGCTCGACGCGGGCGTGCACGCGATCGGCAAGAAGCTCGTGGAGGAGGCCGCCGAGTCGTGGATGGCCGCCGAGCACGAGGGACCTGCGCGTGCGGCCGAGGAGATCAGCCAGCTGCTGTACCACGCGCAGGTGATGATGATCGCCGCTGGCATCTCCCTCGATGACGTCTACTCCCACCTCTAG
- a CDS encoding GNAT family N-acetyltransferase, protein MRTTLKNRPGILAEIALACGQAEVNIASMQVFPGDPTVTDEFVVTASPGMTDLQLAEVFEKAGGTRVAVTRTGPDALDDEATRYLRGMHEVLEGGRDVESVLRDLLGTTPPDVLDYNGHDVLDLQRRNGTSLRISRAVPFTPAERSRAQALLSLVSDAGMDVPLLQPAQRTPLPLTRRATLADIEGVAALHQRCSAETLYHRYQAPLRMPMTTRLARRLVVPDSGMAVVVQSGLDIVGHGLVEQVEDRWTFHLIVEDAWQGRGIGTMLVKQGAGRARALGAQRLTFVTATANDTLLRTVGRAGFVARVERHDGNVHITVPLTGVTPLQD, encoded by the coding sequence GTGCGGACGACCCTGAAGAACCGACCCGGCATCCTGGCCGAGATCGCCCTCGCGTGCGGGCAGGCCGAGGTGAACATCGCGAGCATGCAGGTGTTCCCCGGCGACCCGACCGTGACCGACGAGTTCGTGGTGACCGCGTCCCCGGGCATGACCGACCTGCAGCTGGCCGAGGTGTTCGAGAAGGCCGGCGGCACGCGCGTGGCCGTGACCCGCACGGGTCCCGACGCCCTCGACGACGAGGCGACCCGCTACCTGCGCGGCATGCACGAGGTGCTGGAGGGCGGGCGCGACGTCGAGAGCGTGCTGCGCGACCTGCTGGGCACCACTCCCCCGGACGTCCTGGACTACAACGGCCACGACGTGCTGGACCTGCAGCGCCGCAACGGCACGAGCCTGAGGATCAGCCGGGCCGTCCCCTTCACGCCGGCCGAGCGGTCCCGGGCGCAGGCGCTGCTCTCCCTCGTCAGCGACGCGGGGATGGACGTGCCGCTGCTCCAGCCGGCCCAGCGGACCCCGTTGCCGCTGACGCGCCGGGCCACCCTCGCCGACATCGAGGGCGTCGCCGCCCTGCACCAGCGCTGCAGCGCCGAGACGCTCTACCACCGCTACCAGGCACCGCTGCGGATGCCGATGACCACGCGGCTGGCACGTCGGCTCGTCGTCCCCGACAGCGGCATGGCCGTCGTCGTGCAGTCGGGCCTGGACATCGTCGGCCACGGCCTGGTGGAGCAGGTCGAGGACCGGTGGACGTTCCACCTGATCGTCGAGGACGCGTGGCAGGGCCGGGGCATCGGCACGATGCTCGTCAAGCAGGGCGCCGGACGGGCCCGGGCGCTCGGCGCCCAGCGGCTGACCTTCGTCACGGCCACCGCGAACGACACCCTGCTGCGCACGGTGGGACGTGCCGGGTTCGTCGCCCGGGTCGAGCGGCACGACGGGAACGTCCACATCACGGTGCCGCTGACGGGCGTGACACCGCTGCAGGACTAG
- the pheS gene encoding phenylalanine--tRNA ligase subunit alpha has product MSAPNSDYDPVEVTPLRADEVERMRDEALAAIAAAESLDALKQVRIDHTGDRSPLALANREIGALPPAARKDAGQRVGQARGAVNKALAARTAEVEAVEFERRLAAETVDVTLPVDIEPVGARHPITTIQEHVADIFVAMGWEVAEGPEVEAEWLNFDALNLGPDHPARTMQDTFWLDPESAAMVLRTHTSPVQARTMLTRQPPIYIVCPGRVYRTDEADATHMPVFHQVEGLAIDKGLSMAHLKGTLDHFARAVYGTEITTRFRPSYFPFTEPSAEVDLLCYVCHNDPAEVASCRTCGGEGWVEWGGCGVVNPRVLVACGVDPEEYSGFAFGMGLDRTVTSRYDIADLRDLWDGDVRFTEPFGVGL; this is encoded by the coding sequence GTGTCTGCGCCCAATTCCGACTACGACCCGGTCGAGGTGACGCCCCTGCGCGCCGACGAGGTCGAACGCATGCGTGACGAGGCCCTCGCGGCGATCGCCGCGGCCGAGTCCCTCGACGCCCTCAAGCAGGTGCGCATCGACCACACGGGCGATCGCTCGCCTCTCGCGCTGGCCAACCGCGAGATCGGCGCGCTGCCGCCCGCCGCCCGCAAGGACGCCGGCCAGCGGGTCGGTCAGGCCCGTGGCGCCGTGAACAAGGCCCTGGCCGCCCGCACGGCCGAGGTCGAGGCCGTCGAGTTCGAGCGCCGCCTCGCCGCCGAGACCGTCGACGTCACGCTGCCGGTCGACATCGAGCCGGTCGGCGCGCGTCACCCGATCACCACGATCCAGGAGCACGTCGCCGACATCTTCGTCGCGATGGGCTGGGAGGTGGCCGAGGGCCCCGAGGTCGAGGCCGAGTGGCTGAACTTCGACGCCCTCAACCTGGGCCCCGACCACCCGGCACGCACGATGCAGGACACGTTCTGGCTCGACCCTGAGTCGGCCGCGATGGTGCTGCGGACCCACACCTCGCCGGTGCAGGCGCGCACGATGCTCACCCGCCAGCCCCCGATCTACATCGTCTGCCCCGGTCGCGTCTACCGCACCGACGAGGCCGACGCGACGCACATGCCCGTCTTCCACCAGGTCGAGGGCCTGGCGATCGACAAGGGCCTGTCGATGGCGCACCTCAAGGGCACGCTCGACCACTTCGCGCGCGCCGTCTACGGCACCGAGATCACCACCCGGTTCCGTCCCTCCTACTTCCCGTTCACCGAGCCCAGCGCCGAGGTCGACCTGCTCTGCTACGTGTGCCACAACGATCCCGCCGAGGTCGCCTCGTGCCGGACGTGCGGCGGCGAGGGCTGGGTCGAGTGGGGTGGCTGCGGCGTCGTGAACCCCCGTGTCCTGGTCGCGTGCGGCGTCGATCCCGAGGAGTACTCGGGCTTCGCGTTCGGCATGGGCCTCGACCGCACCGTCACCAGCCGCTACGACATCGCCGACCTGCGCGATCTCTGGGACGGCGACGTCCGCTTCACCGAGCCCTTCGGAGTTGGTCTCTGA
- the hisG gene encoding ATP phosphoribosyltransferase has translation MLKVAVPNKGALSEAAAAMLTEAGYRQRRHAKDLVTVDADNDVEFFYLRPRDIAIYVGEGTLDVGITGRDLLLDSGAKADEVMELGFAGSTFRFAAPEGQLTNESELQGRRIATSYPGIVRPHLERLGIDAQVVRLDGAVESSIRLGVADAIADVVETGTTLRQAGLEVFGDPILTSEALLIARSAAEVPAGFDVFQRRLQSVIVARTYVMMDYDIRVQNVDEAVRLTPGIESPTVSPLHREGWVAVRAMVPREATQKIMDELYALGGRGILVTDILSCRI, from the coding sequence ATGCTCAAGGTCGCCGTCCCCAACAAGGGCGCCCTGTCCGAAGCCGCCGCCGCCATGCTGACCGAGGCGGGCTACCGCCAGCGTCGCCACGCCAAGGACCTCGTCACCGTCGACGCCGACAACGACGTCGAGTTCTTCTACCTGCGTCCGCGCGACATCGCCATCTACGTCGGCGAGGGCACGCTCGACGTCGGCATCACCGGCCGCGACCTGCTGCTGGACTCCGGCGCCAAGGCCGACGAGGTCATGGAGCTGGGCTTCGCGGGCTCCACGTTCCGCTTCGCCGCCCCTGAGGGCCAGCTGACCAACGAGTCCGAGCTCCAGGGCCGCCGCATCGCCACGTCGTACCCCGGCATCGTGCGCCCGCACCTCGAGCGGCTCGGCATCGACGCCCAGGTCGTGCGTCTGGACGGCGCGGTGGAGTCCTCGATCCGCCTCGGCGTCGCCGACGCGATCGCCGACGTGGTCGAGACCGGCACCACGCTGCGCCAGGCCGGCCTGGAGGTCTTCGGCGACCCGATCCTCACCTCCGAGGCCCTGCTGATCGCGCGCTCGGCCGCCGAGGTGCCCGCGGGCTTCGACGTGTTCCAGCGCCGCCTGCAGAGCGTCATCGTGGCGCGGACCTACGTGATGATGGACTACGACATCCGGGTCCAGAACGTCGACGAGGCCGTCCGGCTCACCCCGGGCATCGAGTCGCCGACGGTGTCGCCCCTTCATCGCGAGGGGTGGGTCGCGGTCCGGGCGATGGTCCCGCGCGAGGCCACCCAGAAGATCATGGACGAGCTGTACGCCCTCGGCGGCCGCGGCATCCTCGTCACCGACATCCTGTCGTGCCGGATCTGA
- a CDS encoding RNA methyltransferase: MASPGDLTVRSGRVKTARRLATRAFRAKTGEFLAEGPQAVREALDAPGAVIEVFATVDATERHPELAERAETWHVVTDDVVEEIADSVTPQGVVARCHSILTTLADVPQDARLVVVCAEIRDPGNLGAVIRCADAAGAAGVVVAGDSVDPLNPKVVRATAGSLFHLPIAIERDVEATIAELQRRGCQVLAADGAGETGLFDADLDLTAPTTWMMGNEAHGLPAAWAAAADRVVHVPILGRAESLNLATAAAVCLYASAREQG, encoded by the coding sequence GTGGCGAGCCCCGGCGATCTGACCGTCCGTTCCGGACGGGTCAAGACCGCTCGGCGGCTCGCCACGCGTGCGTTCCGGGCCAAGACCGGCGAGTTCCTCGCCGAGGGCCCCCAGGCCGTGCGCGAGGCCCTCGATGCGCCGGGCGCGGTCATCGAGGTCTTCGCCACGGTGGACGCCACCGAGCGCCACCCCGAGCTGGCCGAGCGTGCCGAGACCTGGCACGTCGTCACCGACGACGTCGTCGAGGAGATCGCCGACTCCGTCACCCCGCAGGGAGTCGTGGCTCGCTGCCACTCGATCCTCACCACGCTGGCCGACGTCCCGCAGGACGCGCGACTCGTGGTGGTCTGCGCCGAGATCCGCGATCCCGGCAACCTGGGGGCCGTCATTCGGTGCGCCGACGCGGCCGGAGCGGCCGGCGTCGTCGTGGCCGGCGACAGCGTCGACCCCCTCAACCCCAAGGTCGTGCGCGCCACCGCGGGCTCCCTTTTCCACCTGCCGATCGCCATCGAGCGCGACGTCGAGGCGACCATCGCCGAGCTCCAGCGCCGCGGCTGCCAGGTGCTCGCCGCCGACGGCGCCGGTGAGACCGGCCTGTTCGACGCCGACCTCGACCTCACGGCGCCCACCACCTGGATGATGGGCAACGAGGCCCACGGCCTTCCCGCCGCGTGGGCGGCCGCCGCCGACCGGGTGGTCCACGTGCCCATCCTGGGCCGCGCCGAGAGCCTGAACCTGGCCACCGCCGCGGCGGTCTGCCTCTACGCCTCCGCGCGCGAGCAGGGCTAG